The genome window GACCGCCAGATAGGAAACAGACACCCGGCACTGCCGCCGGAACAAAACGCTGGAAGCAGGAGACTGTCGCTTCAGCAACCTCATCAACTGACGCTTGCTCTGAACAGTCATAACCAGACAAAACCATATTTGGTTTCAGGATCGTCCCCTCAAGATAGACATCCATGCGGAAGAGGGCCTCAAAGAGAGCGTTGAGTACTTCAGCTGTCACCTCAAAACTGGCCTCTATGTTGTGCTCACCATCCATCAGCACTTCCGGCTCTACGATGGGGACAATGTCCGCCTCCTGACAGAGCGCCGCATAGCGGGCCAGAGCATGAGCGTTGGCATCAATGCAGGCAAAAGATGGTGCATCTTCTCTGATGGTGATGACAGCCCGCCATTTAGCAAAGCGGGCACCTAAGTCGTAGTACTCCGCTAACCGGTCACGTAGTCCATCGAGACCTTCCGTCACCTTTTCGTCCTCATACCCCGCTAGCGGTTTCGCCCCTTCGTCCACTTTGATGCCGGGAATAACTCCTATATCAGCGAGAAATTTGGGGAACGGGACTTCTCCATCAAGTGAAGACTGTCTGAGTGTCTCATCAAACATGATAACACCACTGATGTGATTTTCCATCACCTCAGCGGTGAAAAGCATATTCCGGTAGTACCGCCGCCTCTCTTCGGTAGATTTGACATTGATCTGGTCA of Candidatus Neomarinimicrobiota bacterium contains these proteins:
- a CDS encoding fructose-bisphosphate aldolase class I; the encoded protein is MNLEQLESTAKAMVVPGKGILAADESTPTIKKRFDQINVKSTEERRRYYRNMLFTAEVMENHISGVIMFDETLRQSSLDGEVPFPKFLADIGVIPGIKVDEGAKPLAGYEDEKVTEGLDGLRDRLAEYYDLGARFAKWRAVITIREDAPSFACIDANAHALARYAALCQEADIVPIVEPEVLMDGEHNIEASFEVTAEVLNALFEALFRMDVYLEGTILKPNMVLSGYDCSEQASVDEVAEATVSCFQRFVPAAVPGVCFLSGGQSDLLATQHLNAMNTIDDLVKPWQLSFSYGRALQQSALKAWGGDDSNAEAAQKAFYHRAKCNGAATLGQYSDKMEKEGAPA